The genomic window TCTGCAATATCTGTTTCCTGAAATTACTGAGATGATCTACAAATAATACCCCTTCTATGTGGTCATATTCATGTTGAATGACTCTTGCATTCATTTCATTAAAAACTTCAGTGTGTTGATTAAAGTGCGCATCAAAATAAGTTATTTTGACATGCGTTTGTCTACTGATTTCCGCATGTATCCCCGGAATACTTAAACATCCTTCTTCATAGTTCCATTCTTTTCCATATTCTTCATCAATTATCGGATTGATGAAGACTTTTTGAATGTGATTATCCATTTTGCGATCCTCATAATATGGCTTGGTGTCCACCACAAACAATCTGATAGACAATCCAATTTGTGGTGCTGCCAGACCGACTCCTTTTGCAAAGTTCATTGTGTCCCACATATTCTGAATCAATTGTGGAAGATCCGGATAATCTTGATCAATGTCATTTGCAACTTGCTTAAGTACCGGATGCCCGTATAAATATATTGGTAAAACCATTTTATATTTTTTAAATATGTCCTAAATACTGTTGAAGCATAATCACTGCACTTACTTTATCTATTTCAGCTTTATCTCTCCTGTCTTTTTTCTTAACTCCACCCTCTATCAAAATACTCTTCGCTCTTACTGAAGTAAATTGCTCATCAATTTCTATTACAGGTATTTCAGGATAATCTGCATTAAATTTTTTTACAAATTTTCTAATATCAGCAGCTAAGTAGGTCTCTGTACCATCTTTATGAATAGGCATGCCCACAAACATTTTCTCGATCTGTTCTTTTTGAACATAATTTCGGATATAATCAAATAGGTCTGGCGTCGAAACAGTCTCCAATCCTTGAACGATGATCTGAAGAGGATCGGTCACGGCGATACCACATCGCTTCGATCCATAATCTATACAAATCAATCTTGGCATATTTCAAAAGCAAATTTAAAGATTAATTCCCACAGTTATTTTAGAATTGAAATGATTCATCAT from Saprospiraceae bacterium includes these protein-coding regions:
- the ruvX gene encoding Holliday junction resolvase RuvX, translating into MPRLICIDYGSKRCGIAVTDPLQIIVQGLETVSTPDLFDYIRNYVQKEQIEKMFVGMPIHKDGTETYLAADIRKFVKKFNADYPEIPVIEIDEQFTSVRAKSILIEGGVKKKDRRDKAEIDKVSAVIMLQQYLGHI
- the def gene encoding peptide deformylase; protein product: MVLPIYLYGHPVLKQVANDIDQDYPDLPQLIQNMWDTMNFAKGVGLAAPQIGLSIRLFVVDTKPYYEDRKMDNHIQKVFINPIIDEEYGKEWNYEEGCLSIPGIHAEISRQTHVKITYFDAHFNQHTEVFNEMNARVIQHEYDHIEGVLFVDHLSNFRKQILQKKLDKIRRGLFEAKYPIKQ